The sequence CGGGGAGCGCCGGCTGGCGCTGGCGCTGACGGCCGCCGCGGTACGGGAGTTCACGGCGACCGAGAAGGTGGCGCTCACGCTGTGGGGTGTCGCGAAGGACCCGGTGGTCGACAGCCTGGGATTCGGACACGCGGGGAAGGTGCTCGCCCTCGGCTGGGATCCGGTGAGCGGGCATCTGCGGACCGTCGGGTCGGAGGGCGACCTGTGCACCTGGACGGCGCGGGGTGACCTCGTCGGTCAGGAGCCCCTGGGTCTGGGGGAGCTGCGGGGTGCCGGCTTCAGCGGTGGCGGGGACGCGTACTGGGCGGACACCGAGGACCTGCTCACCGTGCGGCGCTTCGACACCCCGGAATTCTCGTCCGCCTCGCGTGCGGCGGCCGTCTTCGGGGACCGGACGATCGGGCTGTCTCCCGACGGCTGGCAGGCCGCCGCTCAACTGTCGGACAGGAGGGTCGACATCATCGACTTCGCTCCTGTGCCGCGGGGCCGGCTTCCCGACGATCACCGTTCCTTCGAGGCGCCGCCGGTCAACGCGCTGACCTGGTCGCCCGACTCCTCGCTCCTCGCCCTGTTCACCTGGCGTGAGCTGCACGTCGTCCGTGTGCCGGACGGCGACCCGGCCTGGCGGCTCGCCAGAGGCGATGACGAACTGCCCGGCACCACTTCCTGGTTCGCGTGGGCCCCCGACGGCCGTCGCGCCGCCCAGGTGTCCGGCCGGACCCTGCGGATCAGGGCCGCCGAGGACGGGACCGTCCTGGACGAGTGGGACACCGGGGTGGACGCCGGCGGTGTCTTCTGGTCGCCCGACGGACAACTGGTGGCCGTGGCGGTGTCCGACGCCGGCCAGGGAGCGGACGCGGCGATCACGGTGTGGCGGGTCGCCGACCGCACGCCGCTGCGCCGGCTGCGCGCCCCCTGGGGTGCCGAGGAGATCGCCTGGCGCGCCGACAGCGCCTGCTTCGCCTGGCGGTCGATCAGCGACGTGTGGATCGGCGATCACGGTTCATGGCGTCCCAGGGCGCTGCCGGGCGGCTTGCTGCGCGGCGTTTCGTCGGAAGCCGGGCGGGTGGCCGCCACCGTGCTGGGAGGCGACGCCGTCTATGTGACGGAGCCGGGCACCGGCACCGTGCCGCGGAAGCTCGTCACGGCCCGTGACCCGAAGCCGGTGCTGCTCGCCTGGCGGCCGGGGGCGGAGCGGCTGGCGGTCTCCTTCGCCGGCGGCCGAGTGGAGATGGTGGACCCCGCCTCGGGCCGCTGTGCCGCCGCGATGTCCACGGCGTACGACATGGTGGACCGCGTCCTGTGGTCCCCGGACGGCTCACTCCTCGCCACGGCCAGCCATGACTTCGTGACGGCCGCCTACCGCATCGAGGTCTGGGATCCCCTGACGGGGAGCCGCACGGCCCGGACGGAGGACATCGAGCGCGGGACCGGGGTGCTGGCCTGGAGTCCCGACGGCGGTCGTCTGGTGACCGCCGAGAAAGAGGGCCCCCTGGTGGTCCGGGACGCGTCGACCGGCCGTCGGCTGCTCGACATCCCCGTGGGCGAGGGAGCCACCGCCGGCGGTGCCTGCTGGTCGCCCGACGGACGGCGGCTCGCCTTCCTCGACGGGGAGTCGGCCGTACGGATCCGCGGTGCCGACGACGGCACACCCCTGGTGCGCTCCGCCGCCACCTACGGGAAGGCCGTCGTCATCCTGTGGTCCCCCGACGGACGGCTGCTCGCGACCGCGGGGGACGGGTGGGTCGCCTTCTGGCGGGCGGAGACGGGGGAGTGCCAGGCCGTGTCCCGGCTGAAGTGCCTGGTGCCGCTGGACGCGCACTGGTCCGGGGACGGCCGCTCGTTCGTCGTCATCGGCGAGGACCACCGCCGCTACACCTGGTCGCTGCCGGACCGCACGTACGCCCGGCAGTGCGCGGCGCTCCTGGAAGGGGCGGCGGACGAACTGCGGGAGCTGACCATCGAGGAGCGCCGGCGTCACGGACTGTCCGCGTGACCGCCCCCGGCACCGGGCGGTGCCGGGGGCGCGGGCGGGGTCAGCCGCGCAGCCGCTCGTACGCCGGCAGGGTGAGGAAGTCGGCGTAGTCCTCGTCGAGGGACACCTGGAGCAGCAGGTCGTGCGCCTCCTGCCAGTGGCCGGCCGCGAAGGCCTGCTCGCCGATCTCCTTGCGGATCGCGTCCAGTTCCTCGGCGGCGACCTTGCGGGCCAGCTCCGGGGTGGCCTTGTCGCCGTTCTCGAACTCGACGCCCGCGTTGATCCACTGCCAGATCTGGGAGCGGGAGATCTCGGCGGTGGCCGCGTCCTCCATCAGATTGAAGATGGCGACCGCGCCGAGCCCGCGCAGCCAGGCCTCGATGTAACGGATGCCGACCTGGACGGCGTTGACGAGACCGTGGTACGTCGGGCTCGCGTTCAGCGAGTCGACGGCGATGAGGTCGGCCGCCTCCACGTGGACGTCCTCGCGCAGCCGGTCCTTCTGGTTCGGCTTGTCGCCGAGGACGCGGTCGAAGGACTCCATGGCGATCGGGACCAGGTCCGGGTGGGCGACCCAGGAGCCGTCGAAGCCGTCGTTCGCCTCGCGGTCCTTGTCGGCGCGGACCTTCTCGAAGGCCACCTTGTTGACCTCGGGGTCCTTGCGGGAGGGGATGAAGGCCGCCATGCCGCCGACGGCGTGCGCCCCGCGCTTGTGGCAGGTGCGGACGAGGAGTTCGGTGTACGCCCGCATGAACGGGGCGGTCATCGTGACCGCGTTGCGGTCCGGCAGGACGAACCTCGGCCCGCCGTCACGGAAGTTCTTGACGATCGAGAACAGGTAGTCCCAGCGGCCGGCGTTCAACCCCGAGGCGTGGTCGCGCAGTTCGTAGAGGATCTCCTCCATCTCGTACGCGGCCGTGATCGTCTCGATCAGGACGGTCGCGCGGATGGTTCCCTGCGGGATGCCGACATAGTCCTGCGCGAAGACGAACACGTCGTTCCACAGGCGGGCTTCGAGGTGCGACTCGGTCTTGGGCAGGTAGAAGTACGGGCCCTTGCCGAGGTTCAGCAGACGCCGGGCGTTGTGGAAGAAGTACAGGCCGAAGTCGACGAAGGCGCCGGGAACAGCCGTGCCGTCGGCGTCGACGAGGTGGCGCTCGTTCAGATGCCAGCCGCGCGGGCGCATGACGACCGTGGCCAGCTCCTCGTCCGGGCGCAGCGCGTAGGACTTCCCGGAGCCCGGGTCGGTGAAGTCGATGCTGCGGGTGTAGGCGTCGACCAGGTTGATCTGGCCGAGGACCACGTTCTCCCAGGTGGGGGCGGAGGCGTCCTCGAAGTCGGCGAGCCAGACCTTCGCGCCCGAGTTGAGCGCGTTGATGGTCATCTTGCGGTCGGTGGGGCCGGTGATCTCGACGCGCCTGTCGTCGAGCGCGGCCGGGGCCGGGGCGACCTTCCAGGAGTCGTCCGCGCGCACGGCGGCCGTCTCCGGAAGGAAGTCGAGCGTGGAGGTGCGGGCGATCTCGGCGCGGCGCTCGGCCCGGCGGGCGAGGAGTTCATCACGGCGCGGGGTGAACCGCCGGTGCAGTTCCGCCACGAAGGCGAGCGCCGCGTCGGTGAGGACCTCCTCCTGCCGGGGCAGGGGCTCGGCGTCGACGATGGCCAGCGGAGACGGCGCTGGTGCGGACATG is a genomic window of Streptomyces griseochromogenes containing:
- the aceB gene encoding malate synthase A, producing MSAPAPSPLAIVDAEPLPRQEEVLTDAALAFVAELHRRFTPRRDELLARRAERRAEIARTSTLDFLPETAAVRADDSWKVAPAPAALDDRRVEITGPTDRKMTINALNSGAKVWLADFEDASAPTWENVVLGQINLVDAYTRSIDFTDPGSGKSYALRPDEELATVVMRPRGWHLNERHLVDADGTAVPGAFVDFGLYFFHNARRLLNLGKGPYFYLPKTESHLEARLWNDVFVFAQDYVGIPQGTIRATVLIETITAAYEMEEILYELRDHASGLNAGRWDYLFSIVKNFRDGGPRFVLPDRNAVTMTAPFMRAYTELLVRTCHKRGAHAVGGMAAFIPSRKDPEVNKVAFEKVRADKDREANDGFDGSWVAHPDLVPIAMESFDRVLGDKPNQKDRLREDVHVEAADLIAVDSLNASPTYHGLVNAVQVGIRYIEAWLRGLGAVAIFNLMEDAATAEISRSQIWQWINAGVEFENGDKATPELARKVAAEELDAIRKEIGEQAFAAGHWQEAHDLLLQVSLDEDYADFLTLPAYERLRG
- a CDS encoding NACHT and WD repeat domain-containing protein, which translates into the protein MKGTRRTSLDLASLLLGLVFGVGTNLLTADPDGWWGPLRAVNRYAAVWLPAGVAAVIVRELGQRWRERRRVPWTRDDSPYPGLDAFAEDRTQVFFGREEETRDAVRALTAARSPAQRVLTVVGPSGCGKSSFVAAGILPELRRRRCAVLGPLRLGSSPFLALAQALAPRAAERQDDAVVRLAREVRREASDGGDVTACLAALRAAQGHRARIVLAIDQFEDVVRMTSPAERELFLRVLRASTDAHPQLHLVLTLPSGFLRDPALERYDDLLRTRFPLGTLTSRQTRAVIAGPARAAGARIAEEVVDDLVVEATEGDALPLLGQLLRDLYEAAGPDHVIGRDLLERTGPLSQAIARYAEGACERLVAEHPEERVEAVLLRFVAWDERGVSRQSVRRPALDPEALAIVEALRQARLVTDVDDGEAFDLVHEALLRHWPRLRGLTDRHQAVLRRITDLERRAAAWLANDRAADDLLHGQRLAQALELIGAHGVSEALTELVAASRARQEAVAEERADDLAERAQQAYALRGERRLALALTAAAVREFTATEKVALTLWGVAKDPVVDSLGFGHAGKVLALGWDPVSGHLRTVGSEGDLCTWTARGDLVGQEPLGLGELRGAGFSGGGDAYWADTEDLLTVRRFDTPEFSSASRAAAVFGDRTIGLSPDGWQAAAQLSDRRVDIIDFAPVPRGRLPDDHRSFEAPPVNALTWSPDSSLLALFTWRELHVVRVPDGDPAWRLARGDDELPGTTSWFAWAPDGRRAAQVSGRTLRIRAAEDGTVLDEWDTGVDAGGVFWSPDGQLVAVAVSDAGQGADAAITVWRVADRTPLRRLRAPWGAEEIAWRADSACFAWRSISDVWIGDHGSWRPRALPGGLLRGVSSEAGRVAATVLGGDAVYVTEPGTGTVPRKLVTARDPKPVLLAWRPGAERLAVSFAGGRVEMVDPASGRCAAAMSTAYDMVDRVLWSPDGSLLATASHDFVTAAYRIEVWDPLTGSRTARTEDIERGTGVLAWSPDGGRLVTAEKEGPLVVRDASTGRRLLDIPVGEGATAGGACWSPDGRRLAFLDGESAVRIRGADDGTPLVRSAATYGKAVVILWSPDGRLLATAGDGWVAFWRAETGECQAVSRLKCLVPLDAHWSGDGRSFVVIGEDHRRYTWSLPDRTYARQCAALLEGAADELRELTIEERRRHGLSA